The following proteins come from a genomic window of bacterium:
- a CDS encoding phosphotransferase, producing MSMLMCDFHIHTTWSDGSVDLPEAVDIYGQAGFDVISITDHVYNSDSTIGTWAERLNKTIAEENFPLYLEAIEREAERARTRYGMLLIPGVEITKNYLSEEESAHVLLLDLKRYVSADLGWEEIFREARGQGALVVACHPHHTDHEIHDTLFFWNHRQKYASYFDAWEVANRTDLFSVVSLSNYPILANGDFHKANHLYSWKTLLPCLKNVEAVKECIRDNRGVAITMFRNGTARE from the coding sequence ATGTCCATGCTGATGTGCGACTTCCACATTCACACCACCTGGTCGGACGGATCGGTCGATCTCCCGGAAGCGGTCGACATCTACGGGCAGGCGGGATTCGACGTCATCTCCATCACCGACCATGTCTATAACAGCGACAGCACGATCGGCACATGGGCCGAGCGGCTGAACAAGACCATCGCCGAGGAGAACTTTCCGCTCTACCTGGAGGCCATCGAGCGGGAGGCCGAACGGGCGAGAACGCGGTACGGCATGCTCCTGATCCCCGGGGTGGAGATCACGAAAAACTACCTTTCCGAGGAGGAGTCGGCCCATGTCCTTCTCCTGGACCTGAAGCGGTACGTCTCCGCCGACCTCGGCTGGGAGGAGATCTTTCGCGAGGCGCGGGGACAGGGGGCGCTGGTGGTGGCATGCCACCCGCACCATACGGACCACGAGATCCACGACACCCTCTTCTTCTGGAACCACCGGCAGAAGTACGCCTCGTATTTCGACGCGTGGGAAGTCGCGAACCGGACCGACCTGTTCTCCGTGGTCAGCCTGAGCAACTACCCGATCCTCGCCAACGGCGACTTCCACAAGGCGAACCATCTCTATTCCTGGAAGACGCTCCTGCCGTGCCTGAAGAACGTCGAAGCGGTGAAGGAGTGCATCCGGGACAACCGGGGCGTGGCGATCACCATGTTCCGCAACGGAACGGCGAGGGAGTGA
- a CDS encoding glycosyltransferase, protein MNLPLEFPVAASLSACLLQYGSAWRALRNGRRTAVPADDRDLPGVSILKPLKGVDDRLLDNLENFCRLDYPRHEIVFCVQGASDPALRVARRVKETHPEREIVVVVGDCRAGLNPKVNNMMPGYAAARYPFVLISDSNVAPAKGYLREAMAHFRDPSVGLVSHLVRGIGAISLGARLENQHLNTFILPSVSLLDRMFGIPCVVGKSMLMRREDLDAMGGLASVKDYLAEDYVLGEMFRKAGKRVVISGSPVDNVNVYRTPRQFLSRHARWNRMRFSIAGAGYFAELFTNPVGLSLLMVAAAPGDAGTWSIVGGVAAAKMAMDYGMHRMLGDRSSPGWILLGPLRDVLAAGLWFSAFFSRNVEWRGRTLRITRGSQLVPVGVAQPMEPAVEAAR, encoded by the coding sequence ATGAACCTGCCGCTCGAATTTCCGGTTGCCGCGTCGCTTTCGGCGTGCCTCCTGCAATACGGCTCCGCGTGGAGAGCCCTCCGGAATGGCCGCCGCACGGCCGTGCCTGCCGACGATCGAGACCTGCCGGGCGTGTCGATCCTCAAGCCGCTCAAGGGGGTGGACGACCGGCTCCTCGACAACCTGGAGAATTTCTGCCGGTTGGACTATCCCCGCCATGAGATCGTCTTCTGCGTCCAGGGGGCGAGCGACCCGGCGCTGCGGGTGGCCCGAAGGGTGAAGGAGACGCACCCCGAACGGGAGATCGTCGTCGTGGTGGGGGATTGCCGGGCGGGGCTGAACCCGAAGGTGAACAACATGATGCCTGGGTACGCCGCCGCGAGGTACCCGTTCGTTCTCATCAGCGACAGCAACGTGGCGCCGGCGAAGGGGTACCTGCGGGAGGCGATGGCGCACTTCCGGGACCCCTCGGTGGGACTGGTGAGCCACCTGGTCCGCGGGATCGGCGCTATATCGCTGGGTGCGCGGTTGGAAAACCAGCACCTGAATACGTTCATCCTCCCCTCCGTCTCCCTCCTCGACCGGATGTTCGGCATCCCTTGCGTCGTCGGGAAGTCGATGCTCATGCGCCGCGAGGACCTCGACGCGATGGGCGGGCTGGCCTCCGTGAAAGACTATCTCGCCGAGGACTACGTTCTCGGGGAAATGTTCCGGAAGGCCGGGAAGCGAGTGGTGATATCGGGGTCGCCCGTGGACAACGTGAACGTGTACCGCACGCCGCGCCAGTTCCTCTCGCGGCACGCCCGGTGGAACCGGATGCGTTTTTCGATCGCTGGGGCGGGATATTTCGCCGAGCTGTTCACCAACCCGGTGGGACTCTCGCTGCTGATGGTCGCCGCGGCCCCGGGGGATGCCGGGACGTGGTCGATCGTCGGCGGGGTCGCCGCCGCCAAGATGGCGATGGACTACGGCATGCATCGGATGCTGGGGGACCGCTCTTCCCCGGGGTGGATCCTGCTCGGTCCCCTCCGCGACGTGCTGGCGGCGGGACTTTGGTTCTCCGCCTTCTTCTCCCGAAACGTCGAGTGGCGCGGGAGGACGCTGCGGATCACCCGTGGGTCCCAGCTGGTGCCCGTGGGCGTGGCGCAGCCGATGGAGCCCGCGGTGGAGGCGGCGCGATGA
- a CDS encoding diacylglycerol kinase family protein, which translates to MIEVIYNPAAGPTVVNRIDRVRSCLSARGLPFRIRETAAPGDAVVMAREAALEGADAVVAVGGDGTMNEVADGLAGSATRLVFVPHGTGNVFAREFSLPDSVEGCLDLLSSGKTISVRMAKANDRHFVLLASAGFDAEVVERMVPRQKNLLGITAYVLCGVRHILRSQPTLWLEFPGRERVEAQAVIVVRGKKYGGNVTIAPAGDIGGETFQVIALLRKGRWAITKFVLDALRGKHTASRHVLIRECSSLFVRSTIPSASQVDGEYLGPLPVRFTITDTLLRIVVPKEFPSP; encoded by the coding sequence ATGATCGAGGTGATCTACAATCCCGCCGCCGGACCCACGGTCGTGAACCGGATCGACCGGGTCCGCTCCTGCCTGTCGGCGCGCGGCCTCCCCTTCCGGATCCGGGAGACGGCCGCCCCCGGCGATGCCGTCGTGATGGCGCGCGAGGCGGCGCTCGAAGGCGCCGACGCCGTGGTCGCGGTCGGCGGGGACGGAACGATGAACGAGGTCGCGGACGGGCTGGCGGGAAGCGCGACCCGCCTGGTCTTCGTTCCCCACGGCACCGGGAACGTCTTCGCCCGGGAGTTTTCCCTCCCCGATTCGGTGGAAGGGTGCCTCGACCTCCTCTCCTCGGGAAAAACGATCTCCGTGCGGATGGCGAAGGCGAACGACCGGCATTTCGTCCTGCTGGCCTCCGCGGGATTCGACGCCGAGGTGGTGGAACGGATGGTGCCCCGCCAGAAAAACCTCCTCGGCATCACCGCCTACGTATTGTGCGGCGTGCGGCACATCCTCCGCTCCCAGCCGACCCTCTGGCTCGAGTTCCCCGGCCGGGAGCGGGTCGAGGCGCAGGCCGTCATCGTGGTTCGCGGGAAAAAGTACGGCGGGAACGTGACGATCGCCCCCGCGGGCGACATCGGGGGGGAGACGTTCCAGGTGATCGCCCTCCTCCGGAAAGGGCGCTGGGCGATCACGAAGTTCGTCCTCGACGCCCTGCGCGGGAAGCATACCGCCTCCCGCCACGTCCTGATCCGGGAGTGCTCTTCCCTCTTCGTCCGCAGCACGATCCCGTCCGCCAGCCAGGTGGACGGCGAGTACCTCGGTCCGCTCCCGGTCCGGTTCACCATAACCGATACCCTGCTTCGGATCGTCGTGCCGAAGGAGTTCCCTTCCCCTTGA
- a CDS encoding glycerophosphodiester phosphodiesterase — protein sequence MRPYFPGRDPGRPVFVAHRGASDRALENSPAAFALAVSEAADMIEFDVRLSADGVPVVFHDDRTGRTAKENLAIARTPAARLRTVRLKNGEALPFLADVLEVIGGKVPVNMESKAPGAIAAAAKALSAAGYGGELLLSSGRRDECLAARDLLPGIPCGLVTRRPSASDLAFCLRHGLSSIHPSRRLLTVLRLRNVAASGIPLLPYTVDDPPEAFALIAAGAVGVFSNRAQTVREEWNRR from the coding sequence ATGCGTCCCTATTTCCCAGGCCGGGATCCGGGGCGGCCGGTCTTCGTCGCCCACCGCGGCGCGTCGGACCGGGCGCTCGAGAACTCCCCGGCGGCGTTCGCGCTTGCGGTCTCCGAAGCCGCCGACATGATCGAGTTCGACGTGCGGCTGTCGGCCGACGGCGTCCCGGTGGTGTTCCACGACGACCGGACGGGGAGGACGGCGAAGGAGAACCTGGCGATCGCGCGCACCCCGGCGGCGCGACTCCGGACCGTCCGGCTGAAGAACGGCGAGGCGCTTCCGTTCCTCGCCGACGTGCTCGAAGTCATCGGGGGGAAGGTTCCGGTCAACATGGAATCGAAAGCGCCCGGCGCGATCGCCGCCGCGGCGAAAGCGCTTTCCGCGGCGGGCTACGGAGGGGAACTTCTCCTGTCGTCGGGGCGGCGCGACGAGTGCCTCGCCGCGCGGGACCTTCTGCCCGGGATACCGTGCGGACTGGTCACCCGCCGTCCCTCGGCGTCCGACCTGGCCTTCTGCCTCCGCCACGGCCTCTCCTCGATCCACCCCTCCCGCCGGCTCCTGACCGTGCTGCGTCTTCGGAACGTGGCGGCGTCGGGCATCCCTCTCCTCCCGTACACGGTCGACGACCCTCCGGAGGCGTTCGCGCTGATCGCCGCCGGTGCGGTCGGCGTCTTCTCCAACCGCGCCCAAACCGTCCGCGAGGAGTGGAACCGGCGCTGA
- a CDS encoding redoxin domain-containing protein encodes MNFLKLCLSAAVCLTAIASPWWSASAFALRTLEPGAKAPDIELMGVNGEGAKLSSLVGAKGLVVIYWATWSSRSPGILLFAEKELRKYEALGMKVIAVNADHQEMKAGDFQAVRDKVKELGLAIPVFHDKGLVGYSAIGIISTPTTLILDNTLSLREAYPGFPSIAKDDIPDRIDAFLGIVREKRAESAQYLLDHKTKNHALQYYHLGKRLFLAARAPSGELRGGVPQSAIDRLDEAIRRDPDFFRPYLLKAIIYHAAKEHVLRDSALDNLRKREFQESYEHRVLALGYLEMGMDNGASDHLKLLFSMVPDDPAGWFGQTVLSGRRKDAATAKKAAAVLLGNPKSKEVLGEEPAALFTPEGAVKPGAERAVRNTLERLLDIEKIGQGMIRTDAPVQAKP; translated from the coding sequence ATGAATTTCCTGAAATTATGCCTTTCGGCTGCGGTCTGCCTGACGGCGATCGCGTCGCCGTGGTGGAGCGCCTCCGCGTTCGCGCTGCGGACGCTCGAACCGGGGGCGAAGGCGCCGGACATCGAACTGATGGGGGTGAACGGGGAGGGGGCGAAGCTCTCGTCCCTCGTCGGCGCGAAAGGGCTCGTGGTCATCTACTGGGCGACGTGGAGCTCCCGGTCCCCCGGGATCCTCCTGTTCGCGGAAAAGGAGCTTCGGAAATACGAGGCGCTGGGGATGAAGGTGATCGCCGTCAACGCGGACCACCAGGAGATGAAGGCCGGGGATTTCCAGGCGGTGCGCGACAAGGTCAAGGAGTTGGGTCTCGCCATTCCCGTGTTCCACGACAAGGGGCTCGTCGGGTACAGCGCCATCGGGATCATCAGCACCCCCACGACCCTCATCCTGGACAACACGCTGTCCCTGCGCGAGGCGTACCCCGGGTTCCCCTCGATCGCGAAGGACGACATCCCCGATCGGATCGACGCGTTCCTCGGGATCGTGCGGGAGAAGCGCGCGGAGAGCGCCCAGTACCTTCTCGACCACAAGACGAAAAATCACGCCCTGCAGTATTACCACCTCGGGAAGCGACTCTTCCTGGCGGCGCGCGCTCCCTCGGGAGAGCTGCGCGGGGGCGTTCCGCAGAGCGCGATCGACCGGCTCGACGAGGCGATCCGGCGCGACCCGGACTTCTTCCGCCCGTACCTCCTCAAGGCGATCATCTACCACGCGGCAAAGGAGCATGTGCTCCGGGACTCCGCGCTGGACAACCTCCGGAAGCGGGAGTTCCAGGAGTCGTACGAGCACCGGGTCCTGGCGCTCGGCTACCTGGAGATGGGGATGGACAACGGCGCATCCGATCATCTGAAGCTTCTCTTCTCCATGGTCCCGGACGATCCGGCGGGGTGGTTCGGGCAGACGGTCCTTTCGGGACGCCGGAAGGACGCGGCGACGGCGAAGAAAGCGGCCGCGGTGCTCCTCGGGAACCCGAAAAGCAAGGAGGTGCTCGGCGAGGAGCCGGCCGCGCTCTTTACGCCCGAAGGAGCGGTGAAGCCTGGCGCGGAGCGGGCCGTGCGGAACACGCTGGAGCGGCTGCTCGACATCGAGAAGATCGGGCAGGGGATGATCCGCACCGACGCCCCGGTGCAAGCCAAACCGTAG
- a CDS encoding redoxin domain-containing protein — protein sequence MKRLPRYFVAGVFSLLVTVSQCWPASALALRGIEAGGKVPDIELSGVTGGGGKLSSFAGPRGLVVIFWATWSSRSPAILQFAEKELLRYGKLGVNVIAVNADHQEMKAEDLAAVREKVKELGVTFPVLYDKGLVGYNAIGVISTPTTLILDNALAAREAYPGFASVAKDDIPERIDAFLGIVRGKRAEGAQYLLDHKPKNFAIQYYNLGKRLFLAARSPSGELRGGVPQGAIDRLDEAILRDPDYFRPYMLKAIIYHAAGSHAQRDSTLDNIRKREFQEPYENRFLALGYLRMGMNDNATDHLKLLFSMVPEDPAGLFGRTLLSVRRKDAAGAKSSAAALFANPKSKEVLGVDPAALFTPDGNVKTGAERAVPDTLDRLLDIEKRGQGMLRTDAPVQSSH from the coding sequence GTGAAGAGATTGCCGCGTTATTTCGTTGCCGGGGTTTTCTCCCTCCTTGTGACCGTTTCCCAGTGTTGGCCGGCCTCTGCCTTGGCGCTACGGGGGATCGAGGCGGGGGGGAAGGTCCCCGACATCGAGCTTTCGGGCGTCACGGGCGGAGGGGGGAAGCTCTCCTCGTTCGCCGGCCCGAGGGGGCTCGTCGTGATCTTCTGGGCGACCTGGTCCTCCCGGTCCCCCGCGATCCTGCAGTTCGCGGAAAAGGAGCTTCTCCGGTACGGGAAGCTCGGGGTGAACGTCATCGCCGTCAACGCCGACCACCAGGAAATGAAGGCGGAGGACCTCGCGGCGGTGCGGGAGAAGGTGAAGGAGCTGGGCGTGACCTTTCCCGTGCTCTACGACAAGGGGCTCGTGGGATACAACGCCATCGGCGTGATCAGCACGCCGACCACCCTGATCCTCGACAACGCCCTCGCGGCGAGGGAAGCCTATCCCGGCTTCGCGTCGGTGGCGAAGGACGACATCCCCGAACGGATCGACGCGTTCCTCGGGATCGTGCGGGGAAAGCGCGCGGAGGGCGCGCAGTACCTCCTCGACCACAAGCCGAAGAACTTCGCCATCCAGTACTACAATCTCGGGAAGCGGCTCTTCCTGGCGGCGCGCTCCCCCTCGGGGGAATTGCGCGGGGGCGTGCCGCAGGGGGCGATCGACCGGCTGGACGAGGCGATCCTGCGCGACCCGGACTACTTCCGCCCGTACATGCTGAAGGCGATCATCTACCACGCGGCCGGTTCGCACGCGCAGCGGGATTCGACGCTCGACAACATCCGGAAGCGGGAGTTCCAGGAGCCGTACGAGAACCGGTTTCTCGCCCTCGGGTATCTCCGGATGGGGATGAACGACAACGCCACCGACCACCTGAAGCTCCTCTTCTCCATGGTCCCGGAAGACCCGGCGGGGCTGTTCGGGCGGACGCTTCTCTCCGTGCGACGGAAGGACGCGGCGGGTGCGAAGAGTTCGGCGGCGGCGCTGTTCGCGAATCCGAAGTCGAAGGAGGTCCTCGGCGTCGATCCGGCCGCGCTCTTCACCCCCGACGGGAATGTGAAGACGGGCGCGGAACGCGCCGTTCCGGACACGCTGGACCGGCTGCTCGACATCGAGAAGAGGGGGCAGGGGATGCTTCGGACCGACGCCCCGGTACAATCCTCCCATTAG
- a CDS encoding NAD(P)/FAD-dependent oxidoreductase, translating into MVKASEMYDITVVGAGPVGLYATYYAGLRECRTKVIEMYPQVGGRLISMYPEKEIFDVAGHRSIVAADLVRELTDQAMQYGPTVILNERVTGLRVLDERVIELSTPAGMHYTQTVIIAAGCGAFVPRKLDIPNLIDFEGHGIHYFLNSFEPLRGKKVLVVGGGNSAVDWALSLDGIAAEVTLCHRMYKWQAHEAMVHRLLTSRVRVKYPYFTLKAVLGEEKVTGAIIWNERSGLEETIAVDDIVLSIGMLTNMEPFREWGLNIVGSGIAVAPDMSTNLPGVYAAGDIVTYPGKVLLITAGSGEAATAVNTAKESILSGDLGR; encoded by the coding sequence ATGGTCAAGGCGAGCGAAATGTACGACATCACCGTCGTCGGCGCCGGCCCCGTGGGTCTCTACGCGACGTATTACGCGGGGTTGCGGGAGTGTCGCACCAAGGTGATCGAGATGTACCCCCAGGTCGGGGGACGGCTGATCTCCATGTATCCCGAGAAGGAGATCTTCGACGTCGCCGGCCACCGGAGCATCGTCGCCGCGGACCTCGTCCGCGAACTGACCGACCAGGCGATGCAGTACGGACCGACCGTCATCCTCAACGAGCGGGTCACGGGGTTGCGCGTTCTCGATGAACGGGTGATCGAGCTTTCGACCCCGGCGGGAATGCACTACACGCAGACGGTCATCATCGCCGCCGGGTGCGGGGCGTTCGTCCCGAGGAAGCTGGACATCCCGAACCTGATCGACTTCGAAGGACACGGGATCCACTATTTCCTGAATTCGTTCGAACCGCTCCGGGGGAAGAAGGTCCTGGTGGTCGGGGGCGGGAACAGCGCGGTCGACTGGGCGCTCTCCCTCGACGGGATCGCGGCCGAGGTCACCCTCTGCCACCGGATGTACAAGTGGCAGGCCCACGAGGCGATGGTCCACCGGCTCCTCACCTCCCGGGTCCGGGTGAAATACCCGTACTTCACCCTGAAAGCGGTGCTCGGCGAGGAGAAGGTGACCGGGGCGATCATCTGGAACGAGCGGAGCGGATTGGAAGAGACGATCGCCGTGGACGATATCGTCCTGTCGATCGGCATGCTGACCAACATGGAACCGTTCCGGGAGTGGGGGCTGAACATCGTCGGAAGCGGGATCGCCGTGGCGCCCGACATGTCCACCAACCTCCCCGGCGTCTACGCCGCGGGGGACATCGTGACCTACCCCGGCAAGGTCCTGCTCATCACCGCGGGCTCGGGGGAAGCCGCCACCGCCGTCAACACCGCGAAGGAGTCCATCCTCTCGGGCGATCTCGGGCGGTAA
- a CDS encoding nitronate monooxygenase, with the protein MELKQLKHLPRAWKRGTDFLGTRYAIMCGAMTWVSEANLVSAISNEGGFGVLAGGNMPAEVLAREIAKTREKTRNPFGVNLITVAPAFKQQVEVVIREKCPFVFFAGSIPSGRDIADVKAAGLKVVCFAPVLALAKRLIKQGIDALVIEGNEAGGHIGPVATSVLAQEFLLSVTEVPVFVAGGIGTGEIIAQYLSLGAAGVQLGTRFVAAEECIAHPRFKEAFVRASARDAMPTTQFDPSLPTIPVRAILNEGTKDFNRLQLDLLNRVKAGEVPREEAQVKLEEFWVGALRRAVVEGDVEHGSLMAGQSVAFVKKIQPVREILDDLVTGAEAALSRMAGEG; encoded by the coding sequence ATGGAGTTGAAGCAGCTGAAGCACCTGCCGCGGGCGTGGAAACGCGGGACCGATTTCCTCGGGACCCGATACGCGATCATGTGCGGCGCGATGACCTGGGTCTCGGAGGCGAACCTCGTCTCGGCCATCTCGAACGAGGGCGGGTTCGGCGTGCTCGCCGGCGGGAACATGCCGGCGGAGGTCCTGGCGAGGGAGATCGCGAAGACGCGGGAAAAGACGCGGAATCCCTTCGGCGTGAACCTCATCACGGTCGCCCCGGCGTTCAAGCAGCAGGTGGAGGTCGTCATCCGGGAGAAGTGCCCGTTCGTCTTCTTCGCCGGGAGCATCCCCTCGGGGCGCGACATCGCCGATGTGAAGGCCGCCGGGCTGAAGGTGGTCTGCTTCGCCCCGGTCCTCGCGCTGGCCAAGCGACTCATCAAGCAGGGGATCGACGCGCTCGTGATCGAGGGGAACGAGGCCGGGGGGCACATCGGCCCCGTGGCCACCTCCGTCCTGGCGCAGGAGTTCCTGTTGAGCGTCACGGAGGTCCCCGTGTTCGTGGCGGGCGGGATCGGCACCGGGGAGATCATCGCCCAGTACCTTTCGCTGGGGGCCGCCGGGGTCCAGCTCGGGACGCGGTTCGTCGCCGCCGAGGAGTGCATCGCGCACCCCCGGTTCAAGGAGGCGTTCGTGCGGGCCTCGGCCCGCGACGCCATGCCCACCACGCAGTTCGACCCGTCGCTGCCGACGATCCCCGTGCGTGCGATCCTCAACGAGGGGACGAAGGACTTCAACCGGCTCCAGCTCGACCTGCTGAACCGGGTGAAGGCGGGCGAGGTGCCGCGCGAGGAGGCCCAGGTCAAGCTCGAGGAGTTCTGGGTCGGGGCGCTGCGGCGCGCCGTGGTCGAGGGGGACGTGGAGCACGGGTCGCTCATGGCGGGCCAGAGCGTGGCGTTCGTGAAGAAGATCCAGCCGGTGCGGGAGATCCTCGACGACCTGGTGACGGGCGCCGAGGCGGCGCTGTCGCGCATGGCGGGGGAGGGATGA
- a CDS encoding DUF47 domain-containing protein, with the protein MFRIIPRDQEFFVLFEKASKNIIEGAERLKDLLEQFDDLRERVRAIEEVEHKGDTLTHDIIKKLNTSFVTPIDREDILALASSLDDVIDLIDAAATRLMLYKVTETTPHARELGFLILKCVQELHKGIVHLPSSKGRDHVYEHCVEVNSLENEADRVCRDAIAYLFEHEKDPITILKWKEIYETLETATDRCEDAANVLEGVALKNA; encoded by the coding sequence ATGTTCCGGATCATTCCGCGGGACCAGGAATTTTTCGTTCTCTTCGAGAAGGCATCGAAAAACATCATCGAGGGGGCGGAGCGCCTCAAGGACCTCCTGGAGCAGTTCGACGACCTGCGGGAGCGGGTCCGGGCGATCGAGGAGGTGGAGCACAAGGGAGATACCCTCACCCACGACATCATCAAGAAGCTGAATACCTCCTTCGTCACGCCGATCGACCGGGAGGACATCCTCGCGCTGGCGTCGTCCCTCGACGACGTGATCGACCTGATCGACGCGGCGGCCACCCGGCTCATGCTCTACAAGGTGACGGAGACCACCCCGCACGCCAGGGAGCTCGGCTTCCTCATCCTCAAGTGCGTCCAGGAGCTGCACAAGGGGATCGTCCACCTCCCGTCGTCCAAGGGACGGGACCACGTCTACGAGCATTGCGTCGAGGTGAACTCCCTCGAGAACGAGGCGGACCGGGTCTGCCGGGACGCGATCGCGTACCTCTTCGAGCACGAGAAGGATCCCATTACGATCCTGAAGTGGAAAGAGATCTACGAGACCCTGGAAACGGCCACCGACCGGTGCGAGGACGCCGCCAACGTCCTCGAGGGCGTGGCGCTCAAGAATGCCTGA
- a CDS encoding inorganic phosphate transporter yields MPEAPLVLLGLVIFAALAFDFINGFHDTANAIATCISTRALSIRSAILMAAGLNFVGAFVSTHVATTIGKGIVNPGDVTQIVVLSALAGAIFWDLLTWHYGIPASSSHAIIGGLIGAVVAARGFHPLQWGGISKILIAIVVSPIAGTLVAFLIMVAIYWGFRGFHPSPLNRAFRHLQVFSAAFMAFSHGSNDAQKSMGVISLALVSYGAMPVFHIPLWVIASCATAMALGTAMGGWRIIKTVGSDFVELQPVHGFCAETSSSAVILTATAMGVPISTTHVITSAILGVGLSQGRKKVNWKVGIRIVWAWILTIPASAAAGYFAFRVLSPFLVKL; encoded by the coding sequence ATGCCTGAAGCGCCCCTGGTCCTGCTCGGGCTGGTGATCTTCGCGGCCCTCGCGTTCGACTTCATCAACGGCTTCCACGACACGGCCAACGCCATCGCGACGTGCATCTCCACCCGCGCCCTCTCCATCCGCAGCGCCATCCTCATGGCGGCGGGGCTCAACTTCGTGGGCGCCTTCGTCTCCACCCACGTGGCGACGACGATCGGAAAGGGGATCGTCAACCCGGGAGACGTCACCCAGATCGTCGTCCTGTCGGCCCTGGCCGGGGCGATCTTCTGGGACCTGCTCACCTGGCATTACGGCATCCCGGCCTCGTCGTCCCACGCGATCATCGGGGGGCTCATCGGGGCGGTGGTCGCCGCGCGGGGGTTCCATCCGCTCCAGTGGGGCGGAATCTCGAAGATCCTGATCGCGATCGTCGTCTCCCCCATCGCCGGGACGCTCGTCGCGTTCCTCATCATGGTCGCCATCTACTGGGGCTTCCGGGGATTTCACCCCTCGCCGCTCAACCGCGCCTTCCGGCACCTGCAGGTCTTCTCGGCCGCCTTCATGGCCTTCTCCCACGGGTCGAACGACGCCCAGAAGTCGATGGGCGTCATCTCGCTCGCCCTGGTCTCCTACGGGGCGATGCCGGTCTTCCACATCCCGCTGTGGGTGATCGCCTCCTGCGCCACGGCGATGGCGCTCGGGACCGCGATGGGCGGGTGGCGCATCATCAAGACGGTGGGGAGCGACTTCGTGGAGCTGCAGCCGGTCCACGGCTTCTGCGCGGAGACGTCGTCGTCGGCCGTCATTCTCACCGCGACCGCGATGGGGGTGCCGATCAGCACCACCCACGTCATCACCTCCGCGATCCTCGGGGTGGGGCTTTCCCAGGGGCGGAAGAAGGTGAACTGGAAGGTGGGGATCCGGATCGTCTGGGCGTGGATCCTGACGATCCCGGCCTCCGCCGCCGCGGGGTATTTCGCCTTCCGCGTCCTCTCCCCCTTCCTCGTCAAACTGTGA
- the mce gene encoding methylmalonyl-CoA epimerase — protein MIRRIQHIGVAVRSLQEAIPFYRDVLGLEMVGTEEVADQKIRAAIFRVGESTIEVIESTAPDGPVGKFLEKNGEGIHHLCFEVDDAAAALSHAKGKGVRLIDETPRPGVHGLRIGFLHPKSTFGVLTELAQEGEEGN, from the coding sequence ATGATCCGCAGGATCCAGCACATCGGCGTCGCCGTCCGCAGCCTCCAGGAGGCGATCCCCTTCTACCGGGACGTCCTCGGGCTTGAGATGGTCGGGACCGAAGAGGTGGCGGACCAGAAGATCCGCGCCGCGATCTTCCGCGTGGGCGAGAGCACGATCGAGGTGATCGAGTCGACCGCCCCCGACGGCCCGGTCGGAAAGTTCCTCGAGAAGAACGGGGAGGGGATCCACCACCTCTGCTTCGAGGTGGATGACGCCGCCGCCGCCCTGTCCCACGCGAAGGGGAAGGGAGTCCGCCTCATCGACGAGACGCCCCGGCCGGGGGTCCACGGGTTGCGGATCGGCTTCCTCCATCCGAAGTCGACCTTCGGCGTGCTGACGGAGCTCGCGCAGGAAGGGGAAGAGGGGAATTGA